DNA sequence from the Leptospiraceae bacterium genome:
ATCTTCTACAAGTCCCATCAAATATTGTCTTTCGGGATAATTAATATTTTCTGGCATTCCTCCTATTTTAATGTAATCTTTGAAATAGGAATCTAAAAGAGAAGCATCTCTTTTTTTGACTGAGATTCCTTTAAAATCCAGGAATTCAAAAAAGTCCAGGGGTTGTACTTCAAATACTGTAGTTCTACCTGTTAAATTTGCTCTTTTATCTTTAAGAAGAGAACTTGAAGAAGACGTAGCAATGATTTTTAAATTTTCTTTATCAAATAAGTTTTTAAGCTGAATTTCATATTCATTTTTATATGTGATTTCATCAAAAAAAAGATAAGACTTTTCTTCAGATTTAATTTTGCATATTTTTCTATATAAAGTGAGAATCTCGTGGATTGAGTTATTCTTAAATAAATAATCATCCATACTGATATAAAAAATATTTTTAGGTTTAATTCCTTTTTTTAAAAGATGGTGGATCATCAATTTCATGAGACTTGTTTTTCCCACCCGCCTGAGACCTGTAAGAAAAAGGATTCTATTTTCATTCAACCAGAATGGGAACTTTTCCTTAAGGCTTTTCCTATTCCACAATTCTATCTTAAAATCATTTTCCCACCACGGATTATAAGAATAAAGCGATTCTTCCATTTGAACAACCATACTATCATATCGTATATTTGTCTACAATAATATATGTTTCAATCGTATAGGTAAGCATTTTATCTACTTTATTCTTACTCCATAATTCAAAAATTAATTTCCATTTACACTACGGTCCGGATACACAACGTACATAGCCGTCAAAGGTCTTAGAGACGCTGTGGACATAGCCAGTAACGAAACCGACGAGCAACGCGCTCGTAGTATTAGGCGCATAGGTAGTAGAACTCCAATAAAAGCCAGCAATGGTATTTGGAAATAAATTTCCATTGTTCAAAGCCCCTGTTGAAGAATAATTTTGTCCTGATAGATCCAATAGAGTCTCCAACTCAGTAACAGAAGGAACTCTCCAATTGGTTCTTCCGGCAAATCCAGCAGGGGGATTAGAATTCAAATTATTGCATTGTGTGTAAGCTTCGCTTGTCCCGGTTCCATTTAAAGTATAGGGAGGATTTCCCGATGCATCAGAGTTACAACTATTATTATTAACGTCACAATATCGATATTTTACTGCAGTTCCATCACAACTATTTGTGTTTTCATTCCATGTCTGTCCCTGGCTACACTTTAGCCAGATTAGTCCCGTACTTTTATCATAGATTGTTCCATCTTTATTATCCACATACCAGGTCTTGGATTCCATATAGGGATTACATGACACCGTAATATTAGAGACGTTAGCAGTTGCTGTTCCTGTTGCATTGAGAATGGTACATGTTTGAGTGGAAGGGTTTGTTTTTACAGTTACTGCATATGAATTATTATAATTGATGTTTGTTCCAAAAGTAAAACTTCCATTGGAATTTAAAGTTAAATCACTACCACTATTCAGTTGTAAAACAATATTTTTTCCACTCCCCATTCCTGAAAGATTCCCGCTGATAGGAAAAGCCGATGTAACACAACTCACGCTTATATTGCTCACATTTGCAGAGGCTGTACCATTGCCATTGCTAACTGTACATGTCTGTCCCGTGGGTTGTGTTTTTGCAGTCACACTATAATAACTTGATACACCGGTGGTAAATGTAAGACTTCCATCGGATGTAAGAGTCAATTCATCTCCACCGTTATTTTGTAATATTAGAGTTCCACTCAATCCGCTGACAGTTCCACCAACCGTATAGGTGACAAGTCTGCCTGTGGTAAAATTATAAGTTTTATTGGTCCCCATGGCATTGCCGGACAGGTCTTTTATCGTACCCATAAGGGTGATTTGGTGTTTGGTACTCGTTCGAAAACTTTCATTCACACGAAAGATAAGACTCCTGCCTTCTCCACTTACAGCACCCGGTACTTTTTTGATACTTCCATCTTCAAATATTTCTTCTATATAAAAAGAAGAGGTATTCAAAGTATTCACATCTATAGCCTCGGAAAAATTTACCGTTATAAGAGTATTATTCGACACATTCGTTGAACCATCCGCCGGAATCACCGTTTCTATTACCGGGGGAGTTCTGTCCGAGGTATCTGTTGTGGTAAAACTGATTGTTTGTTCAGACGCCAGAGCATTGCCGGACAGATCCTTTATCCCGGTGGTAATCAATAATGCATATGTAGTGTTGGGTTGAAACCCAACAACAGGTTGAAACCCAACACCGGGCTTAGGAAGTTGTATCTGTACCACAGAGCCATAAGAGGAAATCTCTGTCTCAATGACAGTGTCTCCCTGTTTCAGTATAAAAGTATCCGTACTCGCATTCAGAGGAGTGCTGGTTTTTAAAATAGGAGGCTCTGTGTCTATATCATTACCCGTGGTAAAGTAAAAAACATCTTCCTTGAACACAGGCTGCACATTCCCCGCTAAATCTTTCACGCTCTTTTGCAGCTTTACCGTATGTAAGCTATTCGCTGCATAGTATTCCGTCGGTATGAATTTTAGAGTATTCCTATTTACTTCTAATTTGCCCGGAACCTGAGTCGTAGCATGAAAAACCTGTAAAGTGTTTTCCTTCACAGACTCAGAAAGAATGGGTTCATCATATACTATTAATATAGAACGATTCCGGGAATAGTTAGTTTCGTAATTATAAGGTGTTGTATAGTTTACCTCGGGTGGAGTTTTATCCTTTTGTAACCAGAGATAATGCAAAAACAAACCGGGTGAGGGTTCAAAAGGATTATTAAAGTTTATCCCCGGAGCGCAGGAGGTAAAGAAAATTAGAAGTAGGTATACCAACCGTTTCATGATGAGAGCCCGATATTTATAATATACTTTTTTAATAAATAAGGCAAGAGAAAATTAATCTTTATGAAGAAAAACTCTTTCTTTTTAAATATACTTTCTCTTGACAGACTCTCAACAATTACGTAAAATGGAAAAATTAAATGGGAACTGAGATGAAACCGCCGGAAGAAAAAGAGACCTATCACCTAATTTTCCCCGAACAATACCCGCTGCCTCCTCGCATTCAGGAACTTTCGAGGCTCAATACCGAACTAAGTTTATCGTATCAAGAAAATACATTGATTATCCGGGAAGCTCCCCCCTACGCCTTTCGAGACTATGAAAATTTTCTTTTACGCCTTCCGGGTTTTACTGAAGAACTATTCTTTCAACTCGAAGAACTGAACGATGAAACACATTTTGAATTTGATGATAAAGAGGAGGTCATTGTTAAAATGTCTACTTTTGCATTAATAAGTTTATTAACAGGTGCTGTTTTAACTTCCCTTTTTATCTGGGCAAAGTCCAGAAAGAGCGGCAGGGTATACACAGAAGACGGAGGCTATATGCTCGAAAGCCCGGACGGAAAACATCTTCATAGAATGGCGGATATTTCTTATATAGCCTACAGTAAAGCTTCACAGGAAGAACAGGCTAGCTGGTATTCCCGCATTCCCATAGCTCCGAGTCTTGCGGTTGAAATTGTCTCTGCTAAAAGAGGTTTAAAACCGGCACTGAAAAAAATGAAAGATATCTGGATGGCAAACGGCACTGAACTCGGGTTTGTTATCTGTCCCTTTAGTAAGAAAATCTATATATTTGAAATATCTAAAGAATCCTATACCGAACAGAGTATATTCGAGGATTTCACCCATCCCGACCTCCCCGGCTACAAAGAAAACTTCAGTGAATATGCAAAAAAGATAAAGTAGTTCTAAAAATAACCAAAATCACCTGTACACCAACGTCGCCAGAGCATTCCCCGCCAGATCCTTTATCCCTGTTTTAAGATAAGCTTATCCGCTGTAAGCGTTTCCGGGAATAGTTGGTTTCGTAATTATAAGGACTGGTAAAATTTACATCTGGTGGGGTTTTGTCCCTTTGCAACCACAGGTAATGCAAAAAAAGACCGGGCATGGGCTCGAAGAGGTTATTGTAATTTACGCTTCCAATGCAGGAAGAAAGAAAAATGAGAAGTAGAAATACCAGTCGTTTCATGATGAGAATCCGATATTTATGATATGCTTTTTTATGTAATAAAGCAAGAATAAAATATAGTTTACAGCAATAGAGGATTGCTTACACTGATTCTTACATGGCACGACCTCGTTATTTCAATACCTCCGGTCCGAATATTCCGGAGGAGCATTATACCCTGTTCCGTCCTGCTTTAATGGCAAAAGGTCGTGATATGGTTGAGAGAAGCCGTTATTTCACCATCTGGGCACCAAGACAAACCGGAAAAAGCACCTATTTTCGTCTTCTGGCAAAGGAGCTGGAAAAAGATGATTATAAAGTCTGTCATATTAATTTTGAGAACTATATGAATGCCAGTCTGGAGTCTTTTTTAAAAACATTTGTTCAGGAAATAAACCAAAATTGGGGAACAAATATATCTTTAACGGAGATTTCAGATATAATCCAACAGTTAAAGGGGATTGCAGATAAAAAACTTGTTCTGATTATTGATGAAGTCGAAGGAATTAATTCTGAATTTTTTAATGAATTTTTACATTCCATTCGTAATGCTTATCATTCTCGTAATAACCATTCCTTAAAATCCGTAATCCTTGTCGGAGTTTCGAATATCACAGGAATCATACAGGACAATGCCAGTCCTTTTAACATTGCTGATGATTTGAGTTTATCATATTTTTCTAATGAAGAAACCGTTGAACTTTTAGAGCAACATGAAACAGAAACCGGTCAAATTTTCTCCGATGAAGTAAAACAAAAAATAATCGGTATGACAGCCAACCAGCCGGGTCTTGTGAATGGCTTTGCCTATAAACTGGTTGAGCTTTGTCCGGGCAAAAAAGAAATCACTTTAGACGACTATTTTACAATTGAAGAATGGTATCTTACAGAAGCGATTGATAAGAATGTGAGTAATATAATCAATAAATCTAAAAAATATAGAAAGTTTGTTGAAGAGCTTTTGTTTACCGAAACTAAAATCCCCTTCAAAATCGATAGACCTGCAATATTAGAATTATATATAAACGGAATTATTAAAAAAGACGATACCGGCAATATTGAGTTCTGGGTTCCTCTTTATAAAAACAGGTTGTTAAATGCTTTTTTTCCCTATTCGAATGGGGAAAGTGAACGTATTGCCCGGAACATGCTCTCAACAGCTTATCTTAACGAAGATGGAAAAATTAACTTTAAGAAATTAATCGATAGCTATAAAGAACACATCTCTCTTCGTAGCTTTCGGCCTTTCCGGGAAAAAGATGAAGAGGGAAAATTTGTTTCCATTCCGGAAGCTGCGATGATCTATAGCTTTGAAACCTTTATCAGTATCTTCATCCGTGAACTCGATGGTAAAATTTATCGTGAAGGATTTGTATCTCTCGGCAACACCGATATGATTATCAATGTTGAAGGCCATGAGTATCTGTTGGAATTAAAAAAATACTACAGCCCCTCCTATTTTAAAAAAGGTAAAAAACAACTCGCCTACTACTGCAAACGAGCAGGATTAACGGAAGGTCATTATATCATTTATGTAGACAACCGGACAAAACCGGAGTTCGTTTCGGAAGAACCGGAAGTTATTGAGAGTATTACTATATACTCTTATCTTATCTGGTATGATGAAGAGAAAGACTTTTGAGGGAGTATCCAATAAAGAGTTTTATAATGATTTTTCTTGAACCATAACACTGTGTAGACAGGGTATATTCACTCAAACAATTTTTCTACATTTTGCCAGGGCATGATATTTACTTCATTTTGTATTTTTTCTTCATCCCCTCCATAGATAAGAAATTTGTTTGTTATCTGTAATTCTGTTTTAGAATAATACTTTAAGTTTTTAAAGAAATCAGAAGTTATCGTTGAAGCTGATTTTACTTCACATAAATCTACGAAAATCCCTTTATCGATAAGGAAGTCTATTTCATGACCTTTTTTATCTCGTAGGAAATATACATCTTCTTTATTACCCCTGTTGTATTGGGTTTTTAAGATTTCAGAAAAAACAAGAGTTTCAAAAATAGCTCCTTTTAAAGGATGAGAAAAAATTTGTTCAAAACTTTTAATACCCAGAAGATAACAGACAAGGCCGGTATCTAAAAAAAATAATTTTGGTGCTTTTATTAACCTCTTATTTATATTTTTAAAATAAGGGCGAATTAGCTTGATAAGAAAGCTGGCTTCCAGAACATGAATCCATGATTTAATTGTGTTATGATTTACACCACAGGATGTGCCTATCTCATTCATATTGAGTAATTGGCCTGTCCTTCCGGCAAGAGATTGGCTTACATTCTGCATCAGTTCAAATTGGCAAACATCCGGGTTTTCCAGACTTACATATTTTTTGTGAGGAAAAAGGATTTTGCATAATGTCGTTTTACCGGACTGCCTGGGGCCGGTTATGGTCAAAATTGGATACTGCTTGCAATTTTTCGGGGATACATCAGGAAAGCAATAAATAATCGGTACTATTTGTCAATTGAATTATCAAATAGTACCGAATTTCCGTAACTAAAGCTTTGACATCCGTAGAAACTTTCACAGCGTAAGTCGTATTAAAAGGCAGATCCTAAGAAGGGTGAAAATCAATTGTATCATTCGTGTCGGAAACTGTTCCGGCAATCGCTATTATTCAAAGAATATCGGCAACACGAACTCTCCCTTTTCTCTTAATGCAATAAATTGATTCATACACAAACAAACATTCCTCGAAAAAAAATCGATCCGCCTAATGGGGGAAGAATCAAATAACCAAATCACCCACTACGGCCCGGAGACACAACGGACATAGTAGTTATTGGCCTTACCGTAGCTGCTAACATAGCCATTAACGAAATTGACGTACCACGCGTAGGAAGTAATACTCGACCTCGTAGTAGAACTCCAATAATGGCTAGAGGAAGTATTTGGAAAATAAGTTCCGTTGATGGCAGGAGATGAAGTGGGATGTATCAAGCAATACCTTCTTTTTCACTACCTCTCCTCTCCCGATATCCAGACTCTTAAACAACGAAAAAAGACTCAATGCCTTAAATTTTTACCTCTTCCGCCCTTCGGATAGTGTAGTAAAGCTTATTATTTCAGAAGTAGTATTCTTTAGAATCTTATTTTACCAAATACTCTTTAGCTTCTTCAATATTATCAAACATCTGAGTATTATCATTGCTGGAAAATTTAATATAGGCCCACACTAATATTTTCTTCATACCAACTATTCCAATTAAAGCTGTTTTTTTTATTTTAGGCTTCTGTTTCTTACCGTATTCTTTTGCTTTATCCATATACTCTTTGGATACATATGTATCAGTAAAATCATTCAACAATAATACAGGTTTTGATACTTCATCAATGATTTTCTTTTGCTCTTCTACAATCGCAATCAACTCATCATCCGTAGCCCCTTTCATGTCAATAAACAGTATTTTTTTTCCTTTGTGGTCTAACCAACTGATTGGCATAATAAAATCTCCTTTATAATTTAATGTTCGGAAAAAATTTTAGAATTGCAGAGTAATAAAAATTTCGGCCTAATCTGGTCTCCACTAAAAATCTTCCGGCCAGCTACCGTTGGATTTTGGGTCAATGATTATCACCCATGCAGCATCCACCCTGTTTTGCAGCTTTACCGTATGCAGCGTATTCGCTTCAGAGTTCTTAATTTACAGTTTTAAGCTATATAAAAATATTAAATAATAATAAAATACTGATAATCATATATATCAAAGGAAGAGCAGATGATACATTCCGGAGTTACAAAAAGACCTGTCCAAGTATTTTTTTATAACAAGTTCACTACCATCAATCGCTGAAATATTTTTTACTGCTTGACTTTTACTTTGAAAAAATAAGAATATAAATAGAATAAGTTTTCAATAAAGAACTATTTGGTTAATCTTGATTAACTGTTAGTATATTGTGTATTAGAAGGATAGTATGGAGAACAAAAATAAGGTAGAGATTCGAGATATAATAGAGCGCTTTACCGAGGGTTTTAATGCAAATAACCTGGATATGGTGATGGAATTTTTTGCGGAAGATGCCATCTATGTTGAATTGAACGGGAAGGAAAACCGGGGAAAAGCAGACATCCGCAAAGCATTTGAACCCCAATTTAATGGATACTACGGAAAAATGTTATTTCATCATAAAGATTTTTTCTATGATGCGGAAGAAGGAAAAGCTCTTTTCAATTGGTGGTGTACCATGGAATTGAAAGGAAAAATTTTAAAGTGGGAAGGTTTAGATATTTTTTTAATCGAAAATGGGCTTATTAAGGAAAAACGTACGTTTTCCCAATCGGATATTCCGAAGTTC
Encoded proteins:
- a CDS encoding ATP-binding protein, with product MEESLYSYNPWWENDFKIELWNRKSLKEKFPFWLNENRILFLTGLRRVGKTSLMKLMIHHLLKKGIKPKNIFYISMDDYLFKNNSIHEILTLYRKICKIKSEEKSYLFFDEITYKNEYEIQLKNLFDKENLKIIATSSSSSLLKDKRANLTGRTTVFEVQPLDFFEFLDFKGISVKKRDASLLDSYFKDYIKIGGMPENINYPERQYLMGLVEDIIQKDITAFYGLKNSDVMRDYFSLLMERSGKQISINKIAKILKISPDTSRRYLSYFEATYLIHLVSRWGKTNEKILSPKKVYASDLGIKFLFHGERDLGSYFENYIYLLIRNKSKIYYLQEEVELDFLTEDRILIEAKYGTELNEKQKVLFEKFQAKKKIIIDSIIKTKELETI
- a CDS encoding DUF4143 domain-containing protein; this translates as MTITGPRQSGKTTLCKILFPHKKYVSLENPDVCQFELMQNVSQSLAGRTGQLLNMNEIGTSCGVNHNTIKSWIHVLEASFLIKLIRPYFKNINKRLIKAPKLFFLDTGLVCYLLGIKSFEQIFSHPLKGAIFETLVFSEILKTQYNRGNKEDVYFLRDKKGHEIDFLIDKGIFVDLCEVKSASTITSDFFKNLKYYSKTELQITNKFLIYGGDEEKIQNEVNIMPWQNVEKLFE
- a CDS encoding DUF1566 domain-containing protein: MIHPTSSPAINGTYFPNTSSSHYWSSTTRSSITSYAWYVNFVNGYVSSYGKANNYYVRCVSGP
- a CDS encoding Uma2 family endonuclease → MKPPEEKETYHLIFPEQYPLPPRIQELSRLNTELSLSYQENTLIIREAPPYAFRDYENFLLRLPGFTEELFFQLEELNDETHFEFDDKEEVIVKMSTFALISLLTGAVLTSLFIWAKSRKSGRVYTEDGGYMLESPDGKHLHRMADISYIAYSKASQEEQASWYSRIPIAPSLAVEIVSAKRGLKPALKKMKDIWMANGTELGFVICPFSKKIYIFEISKESYTEQSIFEDFTHPDLPGYKENFSEYAKKIK
- a CDS encoding Ig-like domain-containing protein yields the protein MKRLVYLLLIFFTSCAPGINFNNPFEPSPGLFLHYLWLQKDKTPPEVNYTTPYNYETNYSRNRSILIVYDEPILSESVKENTLQVFHATTQVPGKLEVNRNTLKFIPTEYYAANSLHTVKLQKSVKDLAGNVQPVFKEDVFYFTTGNDIDTEPPILKTSTPLNASTDTFILKQGDTVIETEISSYGSVVQIQLPKPGVGFQPVVGFQPNTTYALLITTGIKDLSGNALASEQTISFTTTDTSDRTPPVIETVIPADGSTNVSNNTLITVNFSEAIDVNTLNTSSFYIEEIFEDGSIKKVPGAVSGEGRSLIFRVNESFRTSTKHQITLMGTIKDLSGNAMGTNKTYNFTTGRLVTYTVGGTVSGLSGTLILQNNGGDELTLTSDGSLTFTTGVSSYYSVTAKTQPTGQTCTVSNGNGTASANVSNISVSCVTSAFPISGNLSGMGSGKNIVLQLNSGSDLTLNSNGSFTFGTNINYNNSYAVTVKTNPSTQTCTILNATGTATANVSNITVSCNPYMESKTWYVDNKDGTIYDKSTGLIWLKCSQGQTWNENTNSCDGTAVKYRYCDVNNNSCNSDASGNPPYTLNGTGTSEAYTQCNNLNSNPPAGFAGRTNWRVPSVTELETLLDLSGQNYSSTGALNNGNLFPNTIAGFYWSSTTYAPNTTSALLVGFVTGYVHSVSKTFDGYVRCVSGP
- a CDS encoding ATP-binding protein; protein product: MARPRYFNTSGPNIPEEHYTLFRPALMAKGRDMVERSRYFTIWAPRQTGKSTYFRLLAKELEKDDYKVCHINFENYMNASLESFLKTFVQEINQNWGTNISLTEISDIIQQLKGIADKKLVLIIDEVEGINSEFFNEFLHSIRNAYHSRNNHSLKSVILVGVSNITGIIQDNASPFNIADDLSLSYFSNEETVELLEQHETETGQIFSDEVKQKIIGMTANQPGLVNGFAYKLVELCPGKKEITLDDYFTIEEWYLTEAIDKNVSNIINKSKKYRKFVEELLFTETKIPFKIDRPAILELYINGIIKKDDTGNIEFWVPLYKNRLLNAFFPYSNGESERIARNMLSTAYLNEDGKINFKKLIDSYKEHISLRSFRPFREKDEEGKFVSIPEAAMIYSFETFISIFIRELDGKIYREGFVSLGNTDMIINVEGHEYLLELKKYYSPSYFKKGKKQLAYYCKRAGLTEGHYIIYVDNRTKPEFVSEEPEVIESITIYSYLIWYDEEKDF
- a CDS encoding nuclear transport factor 2 family protein, with the protein product MENKNKVEIRDIIERFTEGFNANNLDMVMEFFAEDAIYVELNGKENRGKADIRKAFEPQFNGYYGKMLFHHKDFFYDAEEGKALFNWWCTMELKGKILKWEGLDIFLIENGLIKEKRTFSQSDIPKFIPQKLLLIPGFLLNMLKQKMF